A window of Hordeum vulgare subsp. vulgare chromosome 5H, MorexV3_pseudomolecules_assembly, whole genome shotgun sequence genomic DNA:
TATGAGGAATGAAAATAGTAGATCCACACAAGAAAATATAGCCCTTCAGGTTCCATATGATGCACATGCTGATAATAGTGATGATGATGTGGTGATACTATCTGAGAAGCCTGCAAATAGTGTAATAAAAAATAAAGGCTCCACTCCTGGTACAAGTGTGAAGGACCATCAGGTTCCAGCTGATgcacatgacaatgatagtaatgatggtgTTGCGATACTATTGGGGAAGCCTGCAGAGAATTGGCCAATAACTAATGGTTCAATTCTTGGTAAAAATGTGAAGGATCTTCACGTTCGATCTAATGCACATgcagatgatagtgatgatgatgtggTGATACTATCAGAGAAGCCTgcaaaaagtttgtcaataaatGATGGCTCAATTCTTGGTACAAATGTGAGGAACCTTCAAGTTCCAACTGGTGCACATATTTATGATTGTGATGATGATGTGGTGATATTATTGGACAAGTCTGCACACAATTTGTCAGGAAATAATTGTTCAATTCTTGGTACAAATGATAAGCTTAACAGTGAGGGCTCCTCAATCATGAACAAGAAGAGGATCAGTGGTTTACAACCATCAGACGTCTCAACAATGAATGTATTGAACAAAACATTTGTAgggaaatctagtgatatggaaacAACAAACTTCCCAAGTGTGGGAAGTTCAACTCCTCATAACCAGGTCTATTCATCGGCAAAATTGAACCTGAACCTCCCAAATATGAAGCTTGAAATTCAACCATCCTCGCACATGAACAAGAGCCGTGTTAGTGGTTTACAACAATCAGATATATGTACATTGAATGCTTTCAATAAAAAAGTGGTAGGTTCATCTAGTACTATGAAAATAGAAGACATCCCAAGTATGGGCGCCTCCAGTTCCCAAAACCAATGTTATTCATTGCTAGGAGTGAACCTGAACCTCCCAAGCTTAGAGGATACCTTGAAAGGAAAGCATGTGGGTGCAGAAATTAATTCAAACTGCTTTATTGCAAATGAGGAAACACAACATAACGATTCATACATCCACAGAAAATATGGTAAGACTTTCTCAATATATTTGCAATTGTTATAGCTTTATGTAATCACCAATGCACACTAACTGTAACTTTTTTCCTTTTATAGATCAAAGCAATGGCAAGGAATTCTTCACACATGAGAAACATAATGTTGATTTCTCAACCACACATGATCAGGCTAGTTGTAGCATCCGCAATCCACAAATATTTGGAGTGTCCAACTCCAATGGTGCATTCAAATCTCTGTGGAAAAGCAACACCAAAGATTACACAGATAGGAGGTATTATGCTCACACTGAAGTGTCCACTGGTCAGAATGGTCGCCTTCAAACATTACAAGAATATTGTCACCTTCCAACACCAAAGAGTACACAACTTGGAGGGGATCAATATCAAAAGCAATCCCAATTTTATAATAAGGTAATGAATCTGAGCAATGGTCCTCGAGATGCAACTCACACTCTAGGAAAAGCAAAAGAGGATACCCCAATGGAAGTATCGTGGGTCAGAAATAAGTTGCTAAACATGAGGAAAGGAATCTCCATGAAGAAGACACATGTGCCATCAAATTATGCAACCGGGCATCCCCAGATTTTGCCAGGTTCCATGGATTACTCAGAAGGTAGTACAAGAACTCTTGGTTTCCATATTAATGTAGCCACTAAGAAAGATTCTCAATCCTCATGCACTATGCACAAGGGCATAGACAGCACACCCTCAAGTAACAGTGTAGCTAACATGGAAATGCAATTCCAGAACAAGGAGGACACCAATGCCAGGAATCTCATTGACCTGAATGTTGCACTGCCTTTCATTGATGAAATGGAGATTGATGCCCGCGTGTTAGAAGGCGATACTATTCCACAAAAACCAGATGATTCTTCTAGTGAAACAATTGTTGTGGATGATGCAAAGAATCTTATGGCCATGTGTAAGATTGAGTTGCAAGTAGGATCACCTAAAGGGAATAACAATGACGATGACTCTGAAGCTTTGAAACTACAGTTGTTCAGAACCAAACAACGCACATGCAACTCAACGTTGTTAACCCAAGAGAATAAGAGGAGTAAAGTCCATAGTGTTACTTCAGCTTCATCATCCAAGGTGCATGACAAATCCAATTCAAGCGCAGCAACACCTCCAGAAGGATGTTATGCCAGGTACCCAGGATTCTAGACGATGCCTACCATTGATTCAGAGAAAACTTAAGATTTCTTAGCTCATGAGAACTTAATAAAAAGTAGTTCCTCGATGATGGACTTACCAAGAATTAAGGAAGTAGTGGATTACAATAATAAAGGAACATCGTGTATGGTTCAGGACTCTAATATGGTCTATGGAAACCTCCATTGGATGGAAATATCTTCACATGTTtattttggagtgaactcttgttTGAGATTTATTTTGTTAGTGAATGTTGTAAGTTCATATTTGATTAATCTCGTGATTTCATTAGAACTCATTAGAATGCTGATGTGATTTGTTGTTTTGAGTTCTTTGAGAACAAAGGTCAGCAGATGTTACTTCAACTCACAAATGATGTCAATTTGTCATTTCTACTAGTTTTCATGGTAAACACGTCATACGTAAGGTCTAATAGTGGTGGTTCATTTTGACGATACATTTGATTTAGGGATAACCAATTTTAGAATGTTTCACCAAAAGGGGAGTGGAGGGATACAGGCAACCAGATTCACAAATTAACCCCTAAGATTTCGTTTCTACTATCCTCCCAAAAATTGATGTATGATGGCTACCACCTAAGCACACGCACCCTCATAGGCTCACCCCTGGATCAAATAGAAAACTTTTTTTTGAAAGGAGGCAaaatatttaccattttcattgATTAAGAAGACGAGAGTTGCCTTGTTAATTAGGGGAAAACCGGGCGAAAAACGAGATTACAAACCCCACAAGGGGGCACGCGGGCGACCTGGCCACAAACACCAAATAGTTGACTAAAGCATCAAGGACAAGACATCTTCGATGTTGCCAACGAGCTTCACAAAGAAAGTTGCAAACCTCGCACAACCTAGTCCAGCACAACACCCAAAGAGCACCGCCCACTAAAAACCGCCCTCATTGAGTCATCGTTTCCACAATGGCCCCGCCGCCCGCAGCTTCAACTTCTCCGTCACAACCAGAAATCAGCATAGGCACATCCATTGATGTATTGGGCCATCGGCAACAGAAGGACAAGCCGTGAATCTGGTGTGCTCATCACCATGTCGTTGCCATGATTGTCGCAACGCCACACCAACCTTGCACCGCTGGTTAGACATCAGCCGACTGCGATGTCGTGCACGTGCAGCCTGCCCAAAGTGCCAAAGGGACCGAGATATCAAAGGCAATGCCCCCAAGAGGGAAAGCAATGCACagatgccgccgccgccccgatccAACAAGGATCTTGACTTTCACCTGAAGATCTTGACCCGGGAGGAGAGGTTGCACACAACTCCTCAACGACGCTTCCAAGAAAGATAGCGACACCCACGAGCGGCGCCACCGTCGGCCGACAAGAACTATCCCAGCTTTCTCTTGGAGCAACATAGCCTTACTCCCATGCAGTTGACCAAAGACAACCAGCACGTCCCTTGACCTGTGCACCTCTTCACATCACTCGCACCAACACTGCACAAGGACCACCAACACACTCCCCGCCATTGCTCCGCCGCCTAACACCAGCAAGCACCAGACAACACGGTAGCAGCCGCAGCACCCTCCTGTCGGGGCCCGTCGCCGCTTGCCTCTCCAACCGATGAGGAGGTCCACCTGAGGGACTTCGGGATTAAGAGGTCCTCACGTAGTCGGCTTACTACCGAGAGGTCGCCCTGATGGGTTGTGCCTATCATGGGCTGGGCTGCGCGATTGTCTCATATTCAAGAAAGGAGAACCCCGAAGACTGGCTTGGCGAccaagtaaagtagactaggtTTGTTGCATGTAACCCTAGGCCCTCCCGGTGACTATATAAACCGGGGGTCCTCGTCCATGTAGGGGCATTATTCCAAATAGGGTTTAGTATACACGATCTTGACGTAGACtatgtaatcatcatccacatcaatataatcaagcaggacgtagggttttacctcgagGAGAGGGCCCGAATcggggtaaacattgtctcccctctctcgtgcaactcatcgatctaaggtccatagttcgggaccccctacccgagatttgccagttttgacaccgacattggtgctttcgttGAGAGTTCCATTGATGGGATCGCCAAAAAGATCGATAGTGTGCCTAGTCATCAGCAAAGAGATTGTCAACAAGGATTTATTCATCCCCGGACAAATCTTTGCCTTTGGAAGCGAGGTATTGCACGCTAATccggccggccacctcggcctggTCGAGAACTTTGCCCCCGGTGAGGAAGTTAGTTTCTGGAACCTAGAGTTCACCACTGATCCATGGGGAGATCTTGCGTTAGCTCCTCTTGAGGAACCCACGACCCTCGACACTTCGGCATCGAAAGCTGCAGACCTCACCaccgggacgaccttcatccccaCCTCGGCCTTAGAGCTAGGCGCGGTGCACATGACGAAGCTCGGCTAGACCAAGAACACTGTGTAAGCGACCTCGAGCGCCACCAGGGAATTGACGACATGGGTTGAACCCGAACAATAGAGCGGCGCGAGCCCCACTGAAAGCCCCATGCTACACAAGCTACTCGATCAGATGCAAGTCATGGGGATGACAAACGATTAGGTTACGGTTTATGACCAGATCGGACTTAGACCCGACGATAGGGAAATCTACGTCCCACATATCATGCACGTGACCAAGATCATCGAGTGCCCGGGTACGAGATCCTTGCACCAATCACCTGAGTTAAGGACGATTTACGTCCCGATCAGCGATCTTCGGGACTCAACCAACAGTGGGAAAATCTATCTCGCCCCAACAACGCGTTGGGGCCAGCGGCAGGCCCATTACGTGACCTAGTTACAGATGCGACCATCGAGGTGTCCTGCCCGCAAATAACGGGAATCCAAAATcattccccacccaccacccataCCAAGCATAATACGGAAGAATATGGCTCCTCGACCACGCATGAAGTCACACAGAATCCAGGGGAATCAGTACACCACTTTTGGGCTAGATTCCTTCTCTGCAACAGGACCAGAGGCCGCAATGGGAGGGAACTTGTTCACGCTTTTGAGCGGCATTGTCACGATGAGGGTATCCTCAATCCACTTTCCCACTGTCGGATTCAATCCTTTACCGTGTTGTTGAACATAGTGCTTAAATACCGCTTGGGAAAGTACTTTGCAGGTTCAGCAAATGTGCAATTACCCTAGCCATGCCAGACCAATCCATACAACACACACCCGCGGTTACAGGGCCGGTCACAGCAGGAAAGTCGGGGAAAATAACTCGGACACGGGCTAAATCGGTCCTCGACATACTACTCGACAAGCCATATCCCACCCACAACCTTCGAGCATGTTGCGTCCTCAGGCAGGTCACAAAGAGCGGAGAAACCATCCTCAATGCAACACCCTCGGAGTGCCAGCCAATGGCACCGCTAGATATAACCAAAGAGATCTTAACGATCTACGAGATGTTCACCTCACAAAATCAGAGAAAGAGAGCCTTTTGGGATCTCCATAAAATCCATCATGTAGCAGCAGCAAACCCATGGTCGAACATGCCTATCACATTCGTCCAGGGTGACCAGCCGATGACCAGCACATGCCTGAAACCTGCCGCCCTAGTCCTAAACCCCAGAGTCGACtgcttcagactcaacaaggtaCTGATGGACGAGGGCAGTGGCCTCCACCTCATTTATGAGGACACGCTTGAAAAAATGCAGTTCGACTGATCTAAAATCAACCAGAGCAAAATCACCTTCTAGGGTATTGTCCCTGGAAGAAAGGCCCGCTGCACAGGACAAGTAGCGCTCACCGTGGTGTTTGGCACACCCGATAATTACACATCCTAAGAGCTACTACTTCATATCGTTCCTTTCCACAGCGGTTACCACACACTGTTGGGACGCGAAGCCTTCACACGGTTCCAGGCCATACCGCATTATACGTGCATGAAACTAAAAATGCGACGGCCAAACGGAGTGACCACGGTAAACAGTGACACCAAAAGAGCCCTCCAAGCCAAAAACAAAACAACATTCGTCGCCGTGGAAGTGTTGATAGAGACCCTTACCGCAGAAGAACTCACGGCACTATGTGCCATGGTAGACGAAAATGACGTGATCCTCGGTCAgcggcccaagtccacatccttctaATCGGCCGATGAAATCGTCAAATTCCAAGTACACCCGACGGATCCCAATAAAATAGCATCTATAGGGGCACAACTGGAGCCCTAAATCGACGAAGCACTATGCGCATTTCTACGCgaaaattgggacatattttCTCGCATCGAtcagacatgccaggaatccctcgGGGGCTCGCAGAACACAACCTGAACATAATCATTGGCTTCAAACCCGTCAAATAGGCCTTGAGCCGATTTTCCGAACCTAAATGCCAAGCTATGGGCGAAGAGATCGGCAAGCTAGTGGAAGCTGGTTTCATCAGGGACGTTAAACACCCCGACTGATTGGCAAACCTgttcatggtaccaaagaagtaTAAATCCTCGCGGCTATATGTCGATTTTAAAGATCTAAACAAAGCGTTCCCTAAGGATTTCTTTCTATTGCCCCGAATAGATCAGATTATCAACGCCATAGCCGGTCATGATTCCTTATGCTTCCTCGATGCCTACTCCGGATACCATCAAATGAGAACgaaggaatccgatcaggcaGCAACCGCATTCATAAAACGCTACGGGCCATTCTATTTTAACACGATGTCGTTCGGGCTGAAAAACGCGGGCGCCACTTACCAGCGCATGATTCAGACTTGCTTGGGAAAACAAAACGGAAAAATAGCACAGGCATATGTAGACGATGTGGTCATCAAGACCAGACACGTCAACTAGCTGGTGGACGACCTTAGGGAGACATTTGCCAACTTACGGGCATACGGTATTCAGCTTAATCCAAACAAATGCGTCTTCGAAGTCCACGCCAGCAAACTCCTCGGATTTATTGGATCAAAAATAGTAATCAAAGCCAATTCGGCCAAAATACGAGCATTATCACAGCTGACGATACTAATAGAGCTACATCACGTTCAAAAGCTACCAGGCTGCATGGCGGCCCTAAGCCGATTTATATCCCGTCTTAGGCGAGAAGGACCTACCACTATATCGGTtgctgaagaaaaccaaagacttCAAGTGGACCGATGAGGCCACAACGGCTCTGGAGGACATCAAGGCGACATTAGCCAGCAACCCCATACTACCAGCACCTTTCACAGGGGAgccgatgttgctatacatctcgACCACCAAACAAGTCATCAGCACGATACTCGTCGTAGAACAAGAAGTTGTGGGCCAATAACTACAGATTCAAAGGTCGGTCTACAACGTATCTGAATTTCTCACCCCATGCAAAACCAGGTACCAACATTACCAAAAGATCGCCTATAAAGTGTTCATGGAATCACGGAAGCTTCGACACTAAGTGTGCGTCACTGTGACTTTGGAAGTTCCGCTGAACGATATTATCAACAATAAGGATGCCATTGGCCGAATAGCAAAATGGGCCATCGATCTCCTGCCTTTTGAGATCACCTACAAACCATGACTAGCCATCAAATGCCAGGTTCTGGCTGACTTCATGGCTGAATGGACCGAGGCCGAACTCCCTAGAGAATATAGCACTTATGCCCATTGGACCATGTATTTCAATGGGTCCAAAACTCTCACCGAATAGGGGGCTAGAGTGATTCTCACATCCCCCAGTGGGGATAATGTTCGTTACGTGCTACAGATCATGTACGCCGATTCAAACAATGCAGTCGAATACGAAGCCGTGTTACACGGTCTTCGGATGGCAGCCTCAATGGGCATTCAGCGGCTCGAGGTGCGAGGAGACTCTAATCTTGCCATTTCACAAATCTATGGCAAATTCGACGCAAAGAATCCAAAGATGGTGGTTTATAGGAACGCCATCCTCAAAATATCATCACAATTCGAAGTATTAgagttccaccatgtctcaagagaCAACAACCAAGCAGCAGACGTTCTCTCCCGCTTAGGTGGAAAGCGTGACCGAGTCCCTAGCAACATCTTTCTAGAGCGGATGTTCAAGCCATCCGTAGTATAAAAAGAGGAGACGGTCCGCACAGGGGCTGACTCCGAAGAGCAGGTGGTACCCCCAGCGACCGAACATGACGATCAAGTCATCGGCGGGTCCTCATTTGAAGAAATGCCCTCGACCCATGAGATCATGGCCATAATCGCACCATGGACTGAATCATTCTTGCTTATCTATTATGCAAGGAGCTGCCTGACGACCAAACCGAGGCGCGATGTATCATCCCTCGATCAAAGGCCCATAAGGTCCACAAGGGcgagctatataagaagagcaCCACAAGAGTACTCCAACGGTGCATATCTGAGGACGAAGGAAGGCAGCATTTCGACGAGGTACACGATGGTATGGGCGGTCACCACGCAGCAGCATGGGCCCTGGCCAGCAAGGCTTTTCGAGCTGAGTTCGACTGGCTGACGGCCTGAGAGGACGCCCATGTGCTCATTCAACGTTGTACGGGGTGTCAAATCTATACAAACCAAAACAACATGCCCCCAATAGCTCTTCAACTATTCTGATCACTTAGCCCTTCATGGTCTAGGGTGTGGACTTGGTCGGCCCACTTAAAGCGggaaccaagaaaaagaaatacctcctgGTTATGGTTAACAAATTTACCAAACGGATCAAAGCAAAGCCGGTCACCTAGGCCAAGGCTACACCAGTAATCGAATTTATCTCTAGTGTCATACACCGTTATggtgttccgcacagcataataacAGACAACTTATCCAATTTCACCGCCCATGAGGTAAAAGATTGGTGCGCAAACTTGGGCATAAATCTCGATTATGCTTCAGTATACCACCCACAGACCAACGGAGAAGTCAAAAGAGCCAACGACCTCATTATGAGTGGTATTAAACCTTGGTTGGTCCGCTACCATCAAGACTCCGATTGCCAAtgggtggaggagctcgactccATGCTATGGGGCTTGCGCACCACCCTAAATCGATCCATAGGGTACACCCACTTCTTTATGGTGTATGGGACTGAAGTAGTCCTCCCCTGTGACATTATACACAATGCACCTCATGTGAGTATGTAGGAGGAAAAAAGCCGAGTTAGATCGGCAAGATTAGTTAGATGCATTGGAAGGCGAGCACAGCATAGCTCTGGCCCGATCAGCTTTCCATCAACAATAATCTCTGCACTATGAGAGCAGGGAAGTCTAGGCAAAGGCATATAACAAGGGAGAACTCGTCCTATGTATCCCTAAGAAGCATAAGCATAAACTTCACCCTAAGTGGGAGGTCCCTTTTATAATCGATGAAATCTTAACAGGAGGAGGTTATCGCCCGCGCAGATCTCAAGACAACTGCCTCAAGCACGAACCTGTGGAATACAGCTCGCCTTCGACGTTTTTACGGCTAGACCACTATCATCCTACCTTTCTCTGTCATTTTCTTTTTCCTATATCACCCACATTTTTCATCTTTTCCTATAGGGATAATTAGCTGTTCTCGAGGCATGTTCTGCTTAACCGAACACCCTCGGACGTTTACCAAATTATCTGTATTAAACAGAATGATCAAGTAGCACCTTGGG
This region includes:
- the LOC123398151 gene encoding uncharacterized protein LOC123398151; amino-acid sequence: MENKPSEHLSNKFTITPTNGFAYLDNNMVKQTILAQEATFREQVLELHRVYNVQKRMELECQRGKLSEHSQEKMYSSPYGGIRTVRQVESHVGHDMNKPSEKFMKGKDLDCSSNGVSMRNENSRSTQENIALQVPYDAHADNSDDDVVILSEKPANSVIKNKGSTPGTSVKDHQVPADAHDNDSNDGVAILLGKPAENWPITNGSILGKNVKDLHVRSNAHADDSDDDVVILSEKPAKSLSINDGSILGTNVRNLQVPTGAHIYDCDDDVVILLDKSAHNLSGNNCSILGTNDKLNSEGSSIMNKKRISGLQPSDVSTMNVLNKTFVGKSSDMETTNFPSVGSSTPHNQVYSSAKLNLNLPNMKLEIQPSSHMNKSRVSGLQQSDICTLNAFNKKVVGSSSTMKIEDIPSMGASSSQNQCYSLLGVNLNLPSLEDTLKGKHVGAEINSNCFIANEETQHNDSYIHRKYDQSNGKEFFTHEKHNVDFSTTHDQASCSIRNPQIFGVSNSNGAFKSLWKSNTKDYTDRRYYAHTEVSTGQNGRLQTLQEYCHLPTPKSTQLGGDQYQKQSQFYNKVMNLSNGPRDATHTLGKAKEDTPMEVSWVRNKLLNMRKGISMKKTHVPSNYATGHPQILPGSMDYSEGSTRTLGFHINVATKKDSQSSCTMHKGIDSTPSSNSVANMEMQFQNKEDTNARNLIDLNVALPFIDEMEIDARVLEGDTIPQKPDDSSSETIVVDDAKNLMAMCKIELQVGSPKGNNNDDDSEALKLQLFRTKQRTCNSTLLTQENKRSKVHSVTSASSSKVHDKSNSSAATPPEGCYARYPGF